A window of Variovorax paradoxus EPS genomic DNA:
TGGAAGGCGGCTTCGTAGACGACGATTTCGGGACGCTCGATGCCCTTGTCGTGGCCGTACTTGCGCGCCAGCTTGAGGGCCGCTTCGTTGGCTTCGAGACCGGTGCAGCAGAAGAAGGCGTTGGTCAGGCCCGAGAGCTCGGTCAGCTTGGTGGCGAGCTGCTCCTGGCCGGGCACGTGGTAATAGTTGGAGCTGTGGATCAGCTTGGTCAGCTGGTCCTGCAGCGCGGGCACCAGCTCGGGGTGGTTGTGGCCCAGCGTGTTGACGGCGATGCCGCCCAGGCCGTCCAGGTAGGCCTTGCCCGCGGTGTCCCAGACTCGGCAGCCCTGGCCATGCGACAGTGCGATCGGCAGGCGACCGTAGGTGTTCATGACGTGGGGCGAGGTGGGTTGGGCGGTAGCGCTCATTGGGTTCTCCAGATAGGGAACGCGGATTCTAGGCGTGCGTTTTGACGGCTTCGTTGAGGATTCCGCATTACAGCAATGCCCGCTCTTCAGGATGCAAAAAGTGCCCCGGATAGAATCCGTTGCTGCACCGCAGCACCTGTTTCGGTCGCCTCAATCAACGATGATTTCCCCCACCGCCAAAGAAATCTTCATCCAGGGCATCACCCGTGATGGCCGGACCTTCCGCCCCAGCGACTGGGCCGAGCGGCTGGCGGGCGTCATGAGCTCCTTCCGGCCCGGCGGCGCCTTTCCGGGCAGTTATCTGAGCTATTCGCCGTGGTGCGTGCCGACGAGCATCAACGGGATCAAGTGCGTGATCGTGAACCGCGACCTGCGCGATGCCGAGCCCATGGCCTGGGATTTCTGCGTGAACTTCGCAAAAGACAACGACCTGCAGGTCTCCGAGGTGTGTCCGGCGGCGCCCGCACCGGCCGCGCCGAAGGCCGCGCAGACCCCGGTGGCGACCGTGGTGCGGTCGGAGCCCACCGCGCCGGTGATTCCCGTCGAGCAGCCCAAAACCTGACGCCCATGAAAAAACCGCCCGAAGGCGGTTTTTTACACTTTGCTGCAGCGCACCCCGATCAAACGGCGGACCGGAGAATTCCGATCCGGGCTTGCCTGACAGGTGTCAGGCGGCGGCCTTTTCAGGCGCGAGGGCGAGGGCCTTGACCTTGGCCGACAGGCGGCTCTTGTCGCGGGCTGCCTTGTTCTTGTGGAAGATGCCCTTGTCGGCGACGGTGTCGACGATGCTCTGGGCCTTCGCGAACAGTTCGCTTGCCTTGGTCTTGTCGCCAGCCAGAACAGCCTTTTCGACGTTCTTGACCGCGGTACGGTATTTGGAGCGCAGCGAGGTGTTCGCAGCGTTGAGCTTGGTGTCCTGGCGGACGCGCTTACGGCCGGAGGCGAGGCGCGGGTTCTTTTTCTTGGGCTTGGCGGATGCCATGATTTAGTTCCTTAGGTGTCTGAGGATGATGCAGCAAAGCCCGCGATTATAAGCTGGCCGGCCCTCCCCAGCCAATTTGGCCGATTTGGTGGCCCTTGGGCACCCCTACACTCGCCCGGTGTCCCTGCTCAAATCCGCCTCCACCGTTTCCCTGCTGACCCTCGCCTCGCGCATCACGGGCCTCGTGCGCGACGTGCTTTTCGCCTCGGTGTTCGGCGTCAGCGCGCTCACCGATGCTTTCAACGTCGCCTTTCGCATCCCCAACCTGTTCCGGCGGGTCTTCGGCGAAGGCGCCTTCAGCCAGGCCTTCGTGCCAGTGCTGGCCGGGCGCAAGACGGAATCCGGCGAGGAGGGCGCCAAGGAGCTGATCGACCACGTCGCCACGCTGCTGACCTGGACCCTGCTGGTGGTCTGCGTGGCCGGCGTGGTCGGCGCGCCGCTCTTGGTCTGGGCCATGGCCAGCGGCTTGAAGGGATTCGACGCGGCCATCGTCATGACGCGCTGGATGTTCCCCTACATCGGCTTCATGTCGCTGGTGGCGCTGGCGGGCGGCATCCTCAATACATGGCGCAAGTTTGCGGTGCCGGCGGCCTCGCCGGTGCTGCTGAACCTGGCGCTGATCTTTTCCATCGTGGTCGGCGCACCGCTGTTCCGGCGCTATGGCATCGAGCCGATCTACGCCCAGTGCGTGGGCGTGCTGGTCGGCGGCGTGCTGCAGCTGGCCCTGCAG
This region includes:
- a CDS encoding DUF3579 domain-containing protein, with amino-acid sequence MISPTAKEIFIQGITRDGRTFRPSDWAERLAGVMSSFRPGGAFPGSYLSYSPWCVPTSINGIKCVIVNRDLRDAEPMAWDFCVNFAKDNDLQVSEVCPAAPAPAAPKAAQTPVATVVRSEPTAPVIPVEQPKT
- the rpsT gene encoding 30S ribosomal protein S20; this translates as MASAKPKKKNPRLASGRKRVRQDTKLNAANTSLRSKYRTAVKNVEKAVLAGDKTKASELFAKAQSIVDTVADKGIFHKNKAARDKSRLSAKVKALALAPEKAAA